In Ruminococcaceae bacterium BL-6, a genomic segment contains:
- a CDS encoding Dihydrofolate synthase: MTYQEALREISSFLRFGVRPGLERISRLLSLLGNPQNTLRFVHVAGTNGKGSTCAMTASVLTKAGYRTGLYLSPYILDFRERMQIDGEMIPKEDLARLVERVLPLVRKMERDGETITEFEFITALAFCWFSERGCDAVVLEVGLGGRFDATNVIGTPLVSVLAAISLDHMKILGDTVDKIAFEKCGIIKENGTTVAFADQKPEAMEVIRRTAKERSNRLLIADPAMFTGVSSNLHGTDFTYEDTRIRMSLIGGHQVKNAATAVTALEVLREKGFSLPAEKIREGFASVRFPARLELLCSSPVVLLDGAHNPNGTAALAAAIRKYLPGRKIVAVMGMLADKDVRSAIRELDGLFSQVVTLTPDNPRAMDAETLAGLWRGLSVRAGAAKTDEAALEQALSCAGPDGAVVICGSLYLASRLRPAALKILQNKGLSANFE; the protein is encoded by the coding sequence ATGACTTATCAGGAAGCGCTCCGCGAAATCTCGTCTTTTCTCAGGTTCGGGGTCAGGCCGGGGCTGGAACGCATTTCCCGCCTGCTGTCCCTGCTGGGGAATCCGCAGAACACGCTGCGGTTCGTCCATGTGGCCGGGACGAACGGGAAAGGCTCCACCTGCGCGATGACCGCGTCCGTGCTGACGAAAGCCGGATACCGCACCGGGCTGTATCTTTCCCCGTATATCCTCGATTTCCGCGAGCGGATGCAGATCGATGGGGAAATGATCCCGAAAGAGGATCTGGCCCGTCTGGTGGAAAGGGTTCTGCCGCTGGTCCGCAAAATGGAGCGGGACGGGGAGACCATAACGGAATTTGAGTTTATCACGGCCCTCGCCTTCTGCTGGTTTTCCGAGCGCGGGTGCGACGCCGTGGTGCTGGAGGTCGGCCTCGGCGGACGGTTCGATGCGACGAACGTGATCGGTACGCCTCTGGTTTCGGTGCTCGCGGCGATCTCGCTCGACCACATGAAAATCCTCGGGGACACCGTCGATAAAATCGCGTTTGAAAAATGCGGGATCATCAAGGAAAACGGAACCACCGTCGCGTTCGCGGATCAGAAGCCGGAGGCGATGGAGGTGATCCGCCGCACGGCAAAGGAGCGGAGCAACCGCCTCCTGATCGCGGACCCGGCCATGTTCACCGGCGTTTCATCCAATCTCCACGGGACGGACTTTACCTATGAGGATACCCGCATCCGCATGTCCCTGATCGGCGGGCATCAGGTGAAAAACGCGGCCACCGCGGTCACTGCGCTGGAAGTCCTGCGCGAAAAAGGCTTCTCCCTGCCCGCGGAGAAAATCCGCGAAGGATTTGCATCCGTGCGCTTTCCCGCCCGGCTGGAGCTGCTCTGCAGCTCGCCCGTCGTTCTGCTCGACGGCGCCCACAACCCGAACGGCACGGCGGCGCTCGCCGCGGCGATCCGCAAATACCTGCCGGGCAGGAAAATCGTCGCCGTCATGGGCATGCTGGCCGACAAGGACGTCCGCTCGGCAATCCGCGAGCTGGACGGCCTGTTCTCGCAGGTCGTCACGCTGACGCCGGACAATCCGCGCGCGATGGATGCGGAAACCCTGGCCGGGCTCTGGCGCGGCCTTTCGGTGCGGGCCGGCGCCGCGAAAACGGACGAGGCCGCGCTGGAGCAGGCGCTGTCCTGCGCCGGGCCGGATGGGGCCGTGGTGATCTGCGGCTCGCTGTACCTTGCGTCGCGTCTGAGGCCGGCGGCGCTTAAAATTTTGCAAAATAAGGGCCTGTCCGCAAATTTCGAGTAA
- a CDS encoding conserved membrane protein of unknown function (Evidence 4 : Unknown function but conserved in other organisms) produces MKKLFHLKRVRLLTLIPAAFLFSLFGHLFPRFAEGYAETVYPLFSKAISRAVSVFPFSLAECLVAASIPAVLLFPAFSVRSVLRHPGERGSYAARAGLNLLCALGILYFAFVFSCGINYSRFPFSQVSGLAVRPSSTAELKALCEELAGSANSLRGDVKTDKNSVMRLSFDSMDSVAREAQSTYDTLEKTYPTLKSGYARPKPVRNSRLMSYCNITGMFFPFTLEANVNVDVPEYTIPATMCHELTHLRGYMREDEANFAAYLACRQSKSADFRYSGTMLAFVSADNALFSADSKAGQAVYGGLNEGVRRDFAANSEYWRQFEGPVADTAEKMNDAYLKSNRQAEGVKSYGKMVDLLLADYRKRHGIS; encoded by the coding sequence TTGAAAAAGCTTTTCCATTTGAAACGGGTGCGGCTGCTGACCCTGATCCCCGCCGCATTTTTGTTTTCGCTTTTCGGGCATCTGTTCCCGCGGTTTGCCGAAGGATATGCGGAAACGGTTTATCCCCTGTTTTCCAAAGCGATCAGCCGCGCCGTTTCCGTCTTTCCCTTTTCCCTGGCCGAGTGCCTGGTCGCGGCCTCAATTCCGGCCGTCCTTCTGTTTCCGGCGTTTTCCGTCCGCTCCGTTCTCCGGCATCCGGGCGAACGGGGAAGCTATGCCGCCCGGGCTGGCCTGAACCTGCTGTGCGCGCTGGGGATCCTTTATTTCGCCTTCGTGTTTTCGTGCGGGATCAACTATTCCCGCTTTCCGTTCTCCCAGGTTTCGGGCCTTGCGGTCCGCCCCTCCTCCACCGCGGAGCTGAAGGCCCTGTGCGAAGAGCTGGCCGGTTCCGCAAACTCGCTGCGGGGGGATGTAAAGACGGACAAGAACTCCGTCATGCGCCTGAGCTTCGACAGCATGGATTCCGTCGCGCGCGAGGCGCAGTCCACCTATGACACCCTGGAAAAGACATATCCCACGCTGAAATCCGGGTACGCCCGCCCGAAACCGGTGCGCAATTCCCGGCTGATGTCGTACTGCAACATCACGGGTATGTTTTTCCCGTTTACATTGGAAGCGAACGTCAACGTCGACGTGCCCGAATACACCATCCCCGCGACGATGTGCCACGAGCTGACCCACCTGCGCGGCTATATGCGGGAGGACGAGGCGAATTTCGCGGCATATCTGGCCTGTCGGCAGAGCAAAAGCGCCGATTTCCGTTATTCCGGCACAATGCTCGCGTTCGTATCTGCCGACAACGCTCTTTTTTCGGCCGATTCCAAAGCGGGGCAGGCGGTCTATGGCGGCCTGAACGAAGGCGTCCGGCGCGATTTTGCCGCAAACAGCGAATACTGGCGGCAGTTCGAAGGCCCGGTGGCGGACACGGCGGAAAAAATGAACGACGCCTATCTGAAATCGAACCGGCAGGCCGAAGGGGTGAAAAGCTACGGAAAAATGGTTGATTTGCTGCTGGCGGACTACCGGAAGCGGCACGGAATCTCCTGA
- a CDS encoding putative Chitin deacetylase (Evidence 3 : Putative function from multiple computational evidences; Product type e : enzyme): MSRITKRHILIIASMTAVLAVLVAAVALTVSGRGRTVQTKPARTDASSYQSGSLSSLPGRSSAAATSSVPSKKKPPASSRPASSKPRTVSTPAASAVSPAEDLSFQEKFPNLYVPKTEKIGAKPGDKVVYLTFDDGPSRLTPQVLQILKENDVKATFFLIGRSDEASRKMMKEIVEQGNAIGIHTYSHNYRKIYASTTAFLEDFSQMRDLIVDATGVEPTMLRFAGGSVNSFNKKIVKQLTSEMTRRGYTYYDWNVSSGDAERGATRSSIYNDTLRETRQFNKAVILFHDAAAKTDTVQELPAIIRELKKSGYRFDKLDPTVKPIIFKLPK, translated from the coding sequence TTGTCCCGCATCACAAAAAGACATATCCTGATCATTGCAAGTATGACGGCCGTTCTGGCGGTGCTGGTTGCGGCGGTTGCGCTTACTGTTTCCGGCCGCGGGAGAACGGTGCAGACGAAACCCGCCCGGACAGACGCTTCTTCGTATCAGTCCGGAAGTTTATCTTCCCTGCCGGGAAGGTCTTCCGCGGCGGCAACTTCCTCGGTCCCGTCAAAAAAGAAACCCCCGGCTTCATCCCGCCCCGCCTCCTCCAAGCCCCGGACGGTTTCCACTCCTGCGGCTTCCGCCGTTTCCCCGGCGGAGGACCTCTCCTTTCAGGAAAAATTTCCGAACCTTTATGTGCCGAAGACGGAAAAAATCGGGGCGAAGCCGGGCGACAAGGTCGTTTATCTGACGTTCGACGACGGCCCCTCCAGGCTGACGCCACAGGTCCTTCAAATTTTGAAGGAGAACGATGTGAAGGCGACCTTTTTCCTGATCGGCCGCAGCGACGAAGCCTCCAGAAAAATGATGAAGGAGATCGTGGAGCAGGGGAACGCGATCGGAATCCATACCTATTCGCACAATTACAGAAAGATCTATGCTTCCACGACCGCGTTTCTGGAGGACTTTTCCCAGATGCGGGACCTGATTGTCGACGCCACCGGCGTGGAGCCGACGATGCTCCGGTTCGCCGGCGGAAGCGTCAACAGCTTCAATAAAAAGATCGTGAAACAGCTCACGTCCGAGATGACCCGCCGGGGCTATACCTATTACGACTGGAACGTCAGCTCCGGCGACGCCGAGCGCGGTGCGACCAGGTCGTCGATCTACAATGACACGCTGCGGGAAACGCGCCAGTTCAACAAGGCCGTCATCCTGTTCCATGACGCCGCGGCCAAAACGGATACGGTGCAGGAGCTTCCCGCGATCATCCGCGAGCTGAAAAAGAGCGGCTACCGGTTCGACAAGCTCGATCCGACCGTGAAGCCGATCATCTTCAAACTGCCCAAATAG
- the valS gene encoding valyl-tRNA synthetase (Evidence 2a : Function from experimental evidences in other organisms; PubMedId : 9098041, 11114335, 25310979; Product type e : enzyme) codes for MSKELAKTYEPQEVEDRIYDFWLSGGYFHAKADPEKKPYTIVIPPPNITGKLHMGHALDETLQDILIRWRRMQGYAALWVPGTDHASIATEAKIVEAMRKEGVTKEEIGREAFLDRAWEWKKTYGGRIINQLKKLGSSCDWERERFTLDEGCSKAVREVFVRLYEKGLIYRGERIINWCPHCRTSISDAEVEFSEHDGSFWHVRYPLSDGSGWVQLATTRPETMLGDTAVAVHPDDERYKHLVGKTVILPLVGREIPIIADSYVEQDFGTGVVKITPAHDPNDFEVGLRHHLPVINIMDDGGAINENGGIYQGLDRMEARKRIVAELDRQGYLVKVEPIKHNVGTCYRCSTDVEPRVSKQWFVKMKPLAGPAIERVKNGEIKFVPERFEKIYFHWMENIKDWCISRQLWWGHRIPAWYCEDCGETIVARETPSVCPKCGGHRLDQDPDTLDTWFSSALWPFSTLGWPDQTEDLRYFYPTDTLVTGYDIIFFWVARMIFSAVEQTGSVPFHTVLIHGLVRDAQGRKMSKSLGNGIDPLEVIQSYGADALRFMLATGNSPGNDMRFSDDKVAASRNFANKIWNAARFILMNIDGHDVKNELPSALTQADRWIVGDFNRVAGEITENLEKFELGIAVQKLYDFLWDDFCDWYIEIAKIRMQQNDETAAQNTRQVLVWVMSNTLKLLHPFMPYITEEIWQALPHEGESIMISRWPEPDPAHRFEADEQEMRNVMDVIRAVRNRRSEMNVAPSRRARLSVEAARSAQETFRRNSDIIQRLAYASGVEIGDSFDLPEAVTIVTSAAKVYIPMEELVDRQAELARLNKELESAQKQLSNAEAKLRNEKFLAKAPENVVDGVRGNAEKLTEKISGIRSALAGLEKK; via the coding sequence ATGAGCAAGGAACTTGCAAAGACCTACGAGCCGCAGGAGGTGGAGGACAGAATTTATGACTTCTGGCTTTCCGGCGGCTATTTTCACGCAAAGGCCGATCCCGAAAAAAAACCGTACACCATCGTGATCCCGCCCCCGAACATCACGGGGAAGCTGCATATGGGGCACGCGCTTGACGAAACCCTTCAGGACATCCTGATCCGCTGGCGCAGGATGCAGGGATATGCCGCGCTGTGGGTGCCCGGAACCGACCACGCTTCTATTGCGACGGAGGCGAAAATTGTCGAAGCCATGCGCAAAGAGGGAGTCACGAAGGAGGAGATCGGGCGCGAGGCGTTTCTGGACCGCGCGTGGGAATGGAAAAAGACCTACGGCGGCCGCATCATCAACCAGCTGAAGAAGCTCGGTTCCTCCTGCGACTGGGAGCGCGAACGCTTCACCCTGGACGAGGGATGCTCGAAGGCGGTGCGGGAGGTTTTCGTGCGCCTGTATGAGAAGGGCCTGATCTACCGCGGGGAACGCATCATCAACTGGTGCCCGCACTGCCGCACCTCCATTTCCGACGCGGAGGTGGAGTTCAGCGAGCATGACGGCAGCTTCTGGCATGTGCGCTATCCGCTCAGCGACGGCAGCGGCTGGGTTCAGCTTGCCACCACCCGTCCCGAAACGATGCTGGGCGACACCGCCGTGGCGGTGCACCCGGATGACGAGCGCTACAAGCACCTGGTCGGAAAGACCGTCATCCTGCCGCTTGTCGGCCGCGAGATCCCGATCATCGCCGATTCTTATGTGGAGCAGGATTTCGGAACGGGCGTCGTGAAGATCACGCCCGCCCACGACCCGAACGATTTCGAGGTCGGCCTCCGCCATCATCTGCCGGTCATCAATATCATGGACGACGGCGGCGCGATCAATGAGAACGGCGGAATCTATCAGGGCCTGGACCGCATGGAGGCCAGAAAGCGGATCGTCGCCGAGCTGGACAGGCAGGGCTATCTCGTGAAGGTGGAGCCGATCAAGCACAACGTCGGCACCTGCTACCGCTGTTCCACCGACGTGGAGCCGCGCGTGTCGAAGCAGTGGTTCGTGAAGATGAAGCCCCTGGCCGGCCCGGCCATTGAGCGCGTGAAGAACGGCGAGATCAAGTTCGTGCCGGAACGCTTTGAAAAGATCTATTTCCACTGGATGGAAAACATCAAGGACTGGTGCATCTCGCGCCAGCTCTGGTGGGGCCACCGCATCCCGGCGTGGTACTGCGAGGACTGCGGCGAGACGATCGTGGCGCGGGAAACGCCGTCCGTCTGCCCGAAATGCGGCGGGCACCGCCTCGATCAGGACCCCGACACGCTCGACACATGGTTCTCTTCGGCGCTGTGGCCGTTCTCGACGCTCGGCTGGCCGGACCAGACCGAGGACCTGCGCTATTTTTACCCGACCGATACGCTCGTGACCGGGTACGACATCATCTTCTTCTGGGTGGCGCGCATGATCTTTTCCGCCGTCGAGCAGACCGGCAGCGTGCCGTTCCACACGGTGCTGATCCACGGCCTGGTGCGCGACGCGCAGGGGAGAAAGATGTCCAAGTCCCTCGGGAACGGCATCGATCCGCTGGAAGTGATCCAGAGCTACGGCGCGGATGCGCTCCGCTTTATGCTCGCGACGGGCAACAGCCCCGGAAACGACATGCGCTTTTCCGACGACAAGGTCGCCGCGAGCCGCAATTTTGCGAATAAGATCTGGAACGCCGCGCGGTTTATCCTGATGAATATCGACGGGCACGATGTGAAAAACGAGCTGCCCTCCGCCCTGACGCAGGCGGACCGCTGGATCGTCGGCGATTTCAACCGCGTGGCCGGGGAGATCACCGAAAATCTGGAAAAATTCGAGCTCGGCATCGCCGTACAGAAGCTTTACGATTTCCTATGGGATGACTTCTGCGACTGGTATATCGAGATCGCGAAGATCCGCATGCAGCAGAACGACGAAACGGCGGCGCAGAATACGCGGCAGGTGCTCGTGTGGGTCATGTCCAATACATTGAAGCTCCTTCATCCGTTCATGCCCTATATCACCGAGGAAATCTGGCAGGCGCTTCCGCACGAGGGCGAGTCGATCATGATTTCCAGATGGCCGGAGCCCGACCCCGCGCACCGGTTCGAAGCCGACGAGCAGGAGATGCGGAATGTGATGGATGTCATCCGCGCGGTGCGCAACCGTCGGTCGGAAATGAACGTCGCTCCGTCGCGCAGGGCGCGCCTTTCCGTGGAAGCCGCGCGGAGCGCGCAGGAGACCTTCCGCCGGAACAGCGACATCATCCAAAGGCTCGCGTATGCGAGCGGGGTCGAAATCGGGGATTCCTTCGACCTCCCGGAGGCCGTTACGATCGTCACCAGCGCGGCGAAGGTATATATCCCCATGGAAGAACTGGTGGACAGGCAGGCTGAGCTGGCCCGCCTGAACAAGGAGCTGGAGTCGGCGCAGAAGCAGCTTTCGAACGCCGAGGCCAAGCTGCGCAATGAAAAATTCCTGGCAAAGGCGCCGGAGAACGTCGTGGACGGCGTGCGCGGAAACGCGGAAAAGCTGACGGAAAAGATCAGCGGGATCCGGTCGGCCCTTGCGGGTTTGGAAAAGAAATAA
- the livF gene encoding leucine/isoleucine/valine transporter subunit; ATP-binding component of ABC superfamily (Evidence 2a : Function from experimental evidences in other organisms; PubMedId : 14702302, 2195019; Product type t : transporter) codes for MATMLSIKDLKVYYGSIRAIKGISFEVNEGEIVTLIGANGAGKTTTLHAISGLVKPKSGSIEFCGHNLRATEAHRIIRLGLAQVPEGRRVFSKMTVMENLQMGAYARKDDDLSKDYDMVFERLPRLKERRRQAAGTLSGGEQQMLAIGRALMSKPKMLLLDEPSMGLSPLLVNEIFHIIRDVNQAGVTILLVEQNAKKALEIANRAYVLETGSIVMSGDTKEMENNEKIRKAYLGG; via the coding sequence ATGGCCACGATGCTGTCAATCAAGGATCTGAAGGTATATTACGGCTCGATCCGCGCGATCAAGGGCATCTCCTTCGAGGTCAACGAAGGGGAGATCGTCACGCTGATCGGCGCGAACGGCGCCGGGAAAACGACCACGCTCCATGCGATTTCAGGGCTGGTCAAGCCCAAAAGCGGAAGCATCGAGTTCTGCGGCCACAACCTGCGCGCGACCGAGGCGCACCGGATCATCCGGCTGGGCCTGGCGCAGGTGCCGGAAGGCCGCCGCGTTTTCTCCAAAATGACCGTGATGGAAAATCTGCAGATGGGCGCCTACGCGCGCAAGGACGACGACCTTTCGAAGGATTACGACATGGTGTTCGAGCGCCTTCCGCGGCTGAAGGAGCGCCGCCGGCAGGCGGCCGGGACGCTTTCCGGCGGGGAGCAGCAGATGCTGGCGATCGGGCGCGCCCTGATGAGCAAGCCGAAGATGCTTCTGCTGGACGAACCGTCCATGGGGCTTTCCCCCCTGCTGGTCAACGAGATTTTCCACATTATCCGGGATGTCAATCAGGCCGGGGTCACGATCCTGCTGGTGGAGCAGAACGCGAAAAAGGCGCTCGAAATCGCAAACCGCGCCTATGTGCTGGAAACGGGCAGCATTGTCATGTCCGGCGACACGAAGGAAATGGAAAACAACGAAAAAATCCGGAAAGCCTATCTCGGCGGCTGA
- a CDS encoding conserved membrane protein of unknown function (Evidence 4 : Unknown function but conserved in other organisms) has translation MLKMNFQSRSKYLFILPYLVLAAMTALFLVRAFFGFDWSDECYYLALPYRFVLGDRFFADSWDIHQTSAMLIAPVLWLYRLVVGNMTGVILFMRLFYVLVQSLVSLLIYRSVLRLYERRLPALLCAALFLSFTPFSISNFSYNSMGYLFTVTSAMLVFFLYSRAESRRRACVLGALAGAALACACVSYPFFITVILPFSGLLIGMRPSVAGKGGERKSLAPFAFFLAGGFFVAACAASFALIRTGFSGIAGNLVYLFEDPEHPYQSVFVKTSLFFKDYYHLVLLSLLQITLLVMILLYRRVKGSPDLSMIFPILIWVGLPLSLAVNIGMILGRPEFTQPLTAKVNLIQACAGFWPLILFVQKPSRRGTAVLLLMYIPSLLMCWAVYIVSNNGITGSAYALNLCVLSCVLLLYDHYAESSDGSAAQKRVRRALWAILTSSLTLLVFCNAALRLQAVYRDDSIGRLRVQMTDGPAAGIYTTSAAAARYAGILEDIRSAVPADGGRVMFNELLPFGYLCVEQKAAPPSIWRMELPSVRVDRYFAQNPQNRPSLLYVVKSSYGLHNGTKPVTQQEAEKIMGGRAVMKETEYSYQFTKE, from the coding sequence ATGCTGAAAATGAACTTTCAATCCCGTTCCAAGTATCTTTTTATCCTTCCCTACCTGGTGCTCGCGGCTATGACGGCGCTGTTCCTTGTGCGCGCGTTTTTCGGCTTCGACTGGTCGGATGAGTGCTACTATCTGGCGCTGCCCTACCGCTTTGTGCTGGGCGACCGGTTTTTCGCCGACTCCTGGGATATCCACCAGACCAGCGCCATGCTGATCGCGCCGGTTCTGTGGCTTTACCGCCTTGTTGTGGGGAATATGACGGGCGTGATCCTGTTTATGCGCCTTTTTTATGTTCTGGTTCAGTCGCTTGTCTCTCTTCTGATTTACCGCTCGGTTCTCAGGCTTTATGAAAGAAGGCTGCCGGCGCTGCTTTGTGCCGCGCTTTTCCTGTCGTTCACCCCTTTTTCCATTTCGAATTTTTCCTATAATTCCATGGGGTACCTTTTTACCGTGACGTCGGCGATGCTGGTCTTTTTTCTGTACAGCAGGGCGGAAAGCCGCCGGCGCGCCTGTGTGCTGGGTGCGCTCGCGGGCGCCGCTCTCGCCTGCGCCTGCGTTTCGTATCCTTTCTTTATCACGGTCATCCTGCCGTTTTCCGGCCTTCTGATCGGGATGCGGCCCTCGGTGGCCGGGAAGGGCGGGGAAAGGAAATCGCTCGCGCCGTTTGCCTTTTTTCTGGCGGGCGGCTTTTTCGTGGCGGCCTGCGCCGCATCGTTCGCGCTGATCCGCACGGGCTTTTCCGGCATCGCCGGGAATCTGGTCTATCTGTTTGAAGACCCCGAGCACCCGTATCAGAGCGTTTTCGTCAAGACTTCTCTTTTTTTTAAGGATTATTATCATCTGGTGCTGCTTTCGCTTCTGCAGATCACCCTGCTCGTGATGATCCTGCTGTACCGCAGAGTGAAAGGCAGCCCCGACCTTTCGATGATCTTTCCTATCCTGATCTGGGTGGGCCTTCCGCTCAGCCTGGCCGTGAATATCGGCATGATCCTGGGACGGCCGGAATTTACGCAGCCCCTGACGGCGAAGGTCAATCTGATTCAGGCGTGCGCCGGATTCTGGCCGCTGATCCTGTTCGTGCAGAAGCCGAGCCGCCGGGGGACGGCCGTCCTGCTGCTGATGTACATCCCGTCTTTGCTGATGTGCTGGGCGGTCTATATCGTGAGCAACAACGGGATCACGGGCTCGGCCTATGCGCTCAACCTCTGCGTGCTGTCGTGCGTTCTGCTTTTATACGACCACTATGCGGAAAGCTCGGATGGCTCCGCGGCACAGAAGCGGGTGCGGCGGGCCCTTTGGGCGATTCTCACGTCTTCGCTGACGCTTCTTGTTTTCTGCAACGCGGCGCTCCGCCTTCAGGCGGTCTACCGGGACGACTCCATCGGGCGCCTGCGGGTTCAGATGACAGACGGGCCCGCCGCCGGGATTTACACGACGTCCGCGGCTGCGGCGCGCTACGCCGGGATTCTGGAGGACATCCGCAGCGCGGTCCCCGCGGACGGAGGCAGGGTGATGTTCAACGAGCTTCTCCCGTTCGGGTATCTGTGCGTAGAGCAGAAGGCGGCCCCGCCGTCCATCTGGCGCATGGAGCTTCCGTCTGTCCGCGTGGACCGCTATTTTGCGCAGAATCCGCAGAACCGGCCATCCCTGCTTTATGTCGTCAAATCCTCTTACGGCCTGCACAACGGTACAAAGCCCGTCACCCAGCAGGAGGCCGAAAAAATCATGGGCGGCCGCGCCGTCATGAAGGAAACCGAATATTCGTACCAATTTACCAAAGAATAA
- the livG gene encoding leucine/isoleucine/valine transporter subunit; ATP-binding component of ABC superfamily (Evidence 2a : Function from experimental evidences in other organisms; PubMedId : 14702302, 2195019; Product type t : transporter) produces MPLLEAKHLGIAFGGLRALEDVNFKLEENQIMGLIGPNGAGKTTVFNLLTGVYTPTEGTVELEGKSIVGRKTYDITRNGIARTFQNIRLFKDISVLDNVRIAMNSGMKYSLISGLLRLPSYWREEREVTDRAMELLDVFGLKDLSGSQARNLPYGQQRKLEIARALACSPKVLLLDEPAAGMNPTETQELMETIKLIRDRFSIAILLIEHDMNFVMGICEHLIVLDYGRIIAEGSADEIRGNPKVITAYLGGE; encoded by the coding sequence ATGCCATTGCTGGAAGCAAAGCATCTCGGAATCGCGTTCGGCGGCCTCCGCGCGCTGGAAGATGTGAATTTTAAGCTGGAAGAAAATCAGATCATGGGGCTGATCGGCCCGAACGGGGCCGGAAAGACGACGGTCTTCAACCTTCTGACCGGGGTCTATACCCCCACGGAAGGGACCGTCGAGCTGGAAGGAAAGAGCATCGTCGGGCGGAAGACGTATGACATCACCCGGAACGGGATTGCGCGGACGTTCCAGAACATCCGCCTGTTCAAGGATATTTCCGTTCTGGACAATGTGCGCATCGCGATGAACAGCGGGATGAAGTATTCCCTTATTTCAGGGCTTCTGCGCCTGCCGTCCTACTGGCGGGAGGAGCGGGAGGTCACGGACCGCGCCATGGAGCTTCTGGATGTGTTCGGCCTGAAGGACCTTTCCGGGTCGCAGGCCAGAAACCTGCCTTACGGCCAGCAGCGCAAGCTGGAGATTGCCCGCGCGCTCGCGTGTTCCCCCAAGGTCTTGCTGCTGGACGAACCGGCCGCCGGGATGAATCCGACGGAAACGCAGGAACTGATGGAGACGATCAAGCTGATCCGCGACCGCTTTTCCATCGCCATCCTCCTGATCGAGCACGACATGAATTTTGTCATGGGAATCTGCGAACACCTGATCGTGCTGGATTACGGCAGGATCATCGCCGAGGGGAGCGCGGATGAAATCCGCGGGAACCCGAAGGTCATCACGGCGTATCTGGGAGGGGAATAA
- a CDS encoding Tubby C 2: MNLYLKQNTDPGSTLFDIFYPDKTLAYTVTGDIGSLGGKLFLLSAGGREAARISRIGINELCKYSVIIGDRERLRVTQNLSRESCFRLSKTSWRLRGDFITRSFDIVDARHAVLMTHGRCWNACGDCFGVQITRDEDAAACLSVAAIIDSIALSGTGAAVPASN; this comes from the coding sequence ATGAATTTGTATTTAAAACAGAATACCGATCCGGGCAGCACTCTTTTTGACATTTTTTATCCGGACAAAACCCTCGCCTATACGGTGACGGGGGATATCGGCTCGCTGGGCGGGAAGCTCTTCCTGCTTTCAGCCGGGGGCCGGGAGGCCGCGCGGATCAGCCGCATCGGCATAAACGAGCTGTGCAAGTACAGCGTGATTATCGGGGACCGGGAGCGCCTTCGCGTGACGCAGAACCTCAGCCGGGAGTCCTGCTTCCGGCTGAGCAAGACGAGCTGGAGGCTGCGCGGCGATTTCATCACGCGCTCGTTCGATATCGTGGATGCCAGGCACGCCGTCCTGATGACGCACGGCCGCTGCTGGAATGCCTGCGGCGACTGTTTCGGCGTACAGATCACAAGGGACGAGGATGCGGCGGCCTGCCTTTCGGTGGCCGCCATCATCGACAGCATCGCCCTCTCCGGCACCGGAGCGGCCGTTCCCGCGTCGAATTAA